The proteins below are encoded in one region of Anaerobaca lacustris:
- a CDS encoding BlaI/MecI/CopY family transcriptional regulator produces the protein MKLTEAEWQIMKALWEKHPATAREIMERLPAGVKWAYTTIKTMLTRLADKQVVREAKQGNTSVYDPLISQHKARRSALRSLLETAFDGAMGPLVHFLVEEEQLTPKQKRELAKLVEDQARGETK, from the coding sequence ATGAAGCTGACCGAAGCAGAATGGCAGATCATGAAGGCGCTGTGGGAGAAGCACCCGGCGACGGCCCGCGAGATCATGGAGCGGCTGCCGGCGGGGGTCAAATGGGCCTACACCACAATCAAGACCATGCTCACGCGCCTGGCGGATAAGCAGGTCGTCCGTGAGGCCAAGCAGGGCAACACAAGCGTATACGACCCGCTGATCTCGCAGCACAAGGCCCGGCGAAGCGCCCTTCGCTCGCTGCTGGAGACGGCCTTCGACGGCGCCATGGGGCCGCTGGTCCACTTCCTCGTGGAGGAGGAACAGCTCACCCCCAAGCAGAAGCGCGAACTGGCCAAGCTCGTGGAAGATCAGGCCAGGGGAGAGACCAAATGA